In Saccharicrinis fermentans DSM 9555 = JCM 21142, a genomic segment contains:
- a CDS encoding AAA family ATPase produces MINKIGIQNFRVFKDLHEFELKPYTLLTGTNNSGKSALQKILFLLKKSVVKNYDITSFDQLKFDSEVMGTIEDYFKNLNYQNTNNQLVLTFSVSDEKGESIDYKLVYEPSIENNIHLKEAEIYKDNEKVMWFDKIPFEQYIEENKWLNSEVKSDAFKNKYVWRINPDTDPEKLPLYIYNTLLQQKKEEIRQYYIARIDQMSDIGEYSEKQEMWKDKLEKEGFSFSDERAHELVKPILDKNRDLAPTDFRYVWDNKLNAPWQFDRQLKQACNAFYDLNDEILIPSKLSQVVLKTENFFEASFTDTKLKKLRETLIKNEIFTREAFLNSYKDFELALIYLVAYQQKSITQRLIYGSNKEDYLLIQKELEFVEFFKYHATRNNVNELLNRALITKNAIVNILLSEDYRLLFKNDSKTNRKSFLRVYNEHSPIKNTNSPTNQKEEIKNLGDICDRIQEAVLEPIALLGKSLKNDITTIRFGMHETALKRLFFYADRNSHNSIYYDFAKTILGDNKSEHSNLKFVNQWLAHFEIGEALVIKPIVIENSEVGISYNILNDNKEYSVGDYGLGVNMLLLLLIRIVEAKENAILMLEEPESNLHPAFQSKLAELLADAHEHYHIRFVVETHSEYLIRKFQYLVASPKYSVKADDVSISYLYHPDKIPQGKKQVEKLEIRPDGILKQDFGEGFFDENARLTMDLLKLQNQN; encoded by the coding sequence ATGATTAATAAAATAGGCATTCAGAATTTTCGTGTTTTTAAGGATTTACACGAGTTTGAATTAAAACCATACACTCTATTAACAGGTACTAATAATAGTGGTAAGAGTGCATTACAGAAGATTCTATTCTTATTGAAAAAGAGTGTTGTTAAAAACTACGATATAACATCATTTGATCAACTTAAATTTGATTCAGAGGTGATGGGTACTATTGAAGATTATTTTAAAAATTTAAATTATCAAAATACAAATAATCAATTAGTACTCACATTTTCGGTAAGTGATGAAAAAGGTGAGTCTATCGATTATAAGCTGGTATATGAGCCTTCTATTGAAAATAATATCCATCTAAAAGAAGCTGAAATATATAAGGATAACGAAAAAGTTATGTGGTTCGATAAAATACCATTTGAACAATATATTGAAGAAAATAAATGGCTTAACAGTGAGGTGAAATCAGATGCGTTTAAAAATAAGTATGTATGGCGAATAAATCCAGATACTGATCCTGAAAAGTTGCCTTTATATATTTATAATACCCTTTTACAACAAAAGAAAGAGGAGATTAGACAGTATTATATAGCCAGAATTGACCAGATGTCGGATATTGGTGAATACTCAGAAAAACAAGAGATGTGGAAAGATAAATTAGAGAAAGAGGGTTTTTCTTTTTCTGATGAAAGAGCTCATGAGTTAGTTAAGCCAATTTTAGATAAAAATAGAGATCTTGCACCTACAGACTTTCGTTATGTTTGGGATAATAAGCTAAATGCGCCATGGCAATTTGATAGACAATTGAAGCAGGCATGTAATGCTTTTTACGATTTAAACGATGAGATTTTAATACCCAGTAAATTGAGCCAGGTGGTATTAAAAACAGAAAACTTTTTTGAAGCTAGTTTTACCGATACTAAATTGAAGAAACTACGAGAAACATTGATTAAGAATGAAATATTTACCAGAGAGGCGTTTTTGAATAGCTATAAGGATTTTGAATTAGCCTTGATATATTTAGTGGCTTACCAGCAGAAATCCATAACACAGCGCTTGATTTATGGTAGTAATAAAGAGGACTATTTACTTATTCAAAAAGAATTGGAGTTTGTTGAGTTTTTTAAATACCATGCTACACGCAATAATGTGAATGAACTTTTAAATAGGGCATTGATTACTAAAAATGCAATTGTTAACATTTTATTAAGTGAAGACTATCGTTTATTATTTAAAAATGATAGTAAAACAAATAGGAAGAGTTTTTTAAGAGTTTATAATGAACATTCGCCTATCAAAAACACCAACTCCCCTACCAATCAGAAGGAAGAAATAAAGAATTTAGGGGATATATGCGACAGGATACAAGAAGCTGTATTAGAACCCATAGCACTATTGGGTAAATCATTAAAAAATGATATTACTACCATACGTTTTGGAATGCACGAAACAGCTCTAAAGCGTTTGTTTTTTTATGCTGATAGAAATAGTCACAACAGTATCTATTATGATTTTGCAAAAACGATACTTGGAGATAATAAGTCAGAGCATTCTAATTTAAAGTTTGTAAACCAATGGCTTGCTCATTTCGAAATAGGAGAAGCTTTGGTGATAAAACCTATTGTAATAGAAAATAGTGAAGTAGGGATAAGTTATAATATTCTTAATGATAACAAAGAGTATTCTGTGGGTGATTATGGACTTGGTGTAAACATGCTACTGTTATTGTTGATCAGGATTGTAGAGGCAAAGGAGAATGCTATATTGATGCTTGAAGAACCAGAAAGTAATTTACATCCTGCTTTTCAAAGCAAATTGGCAGAACTATTGGCCGATGCTCATGAGCATTATCATATTCGTTTTGTAGTAGAAACTCACTCAGAATATTTGATTCGTAAATTCCAATATCTGGTGGCTAGCCCTAAATATTCAGTGAAAGCAGATGATGTTTCCATCTCTTACCTTTATCATCCTGATAAAATACCCCAGGGTAAAAAACAAGTGGAGAAATTGGAAATAAGACCAGATGGGATATTAAAGCAAGATTTTGGAGAAGGATTTTTTGATGAGAATGCACGTTTAACAATGGATTTATTAAAGCTGCAAAATCAGAACTAA
- the pglX gene encoding BREX-1 system adenine-specific DNA-methyltransferase PglX, translated as MNTNILKRFAQQARIKIIQQVSARLELVLNTDSAELREKAAPLKKLQEAINATSKEQVVDKVAYTWFNRLMALRFMDANDYQPIGVGVVTPKPGHTLPALLDEAKQGNIHDDLQVKTQHVYDLLDGKIPSSNAQNEAYKELLIGACNHLHKIFPFLFERISDYTELLLPDDLISEFSIVNDFNQGMTTEDCQEVEVIGWLYQFYISELNDELISSKKKYEKNELAPASQLFTPKWVVQYMVDNTLGQLWSEINIDTKVTDSLEFYVKPAYKEQLQTRKAKSIEDIKFFEPCVGSGHILSYAFDVFYKMYEEQGYNPTEIPELIITKNLHGVDIDPRAAQLASFVLFMKGRQKHRRFLRSVVKNNIKPNITFYQDFEFDDKFNNASALGSLIKVEPNEVEQLQIDENSLFGAQQAELKKLYTLLGQKYDVVVTNPPYISSSRMEGTLKQYVEANYPETKSDLFATFILRCLELCNEDGLTGYMTPFVWMFISSYEKLRAKVIDNHFINNLIQLEYSGFDGATVPICTFTLRNKNINDGAKGSYIRLSDFKGAQNQAPRTLEAIKNPQCGWFYTANQKDFEKIPEYRLGYWLSGLQIDAFVNHTELKESHPPKAGLSTANNDRFLRFWWEIDSDKFGLNYNSREDLISSKKWIPMTKGGKFKKWFGNNEYVLNFSEDGEELKYWLVNNPNDPSTKSWSRYIRNYNSYCKPGISFSDVSSGTPAFRMQDSGFIPNSRGPFIYSESKELLGFLNSKICVSFLELLSPTLTFNVGDVSRVPFNDLENTRIANDVGKCIEISSQEFYSIERSWYYNQNELIRIKGQDLEESYDLYQQYWQNKFYQLHKNEEELNKQFIEIYGLQEELTPDVPLADITILKEELDQKQLKAISERYKSGWQLVDGGQWVVDSAQSPITNHQLPKLPFNPKEIFKQFISYAVGCMFGRYSLDKEGLILANQGETLEDYVRKVAGDWWIEDGEGNWIFNPKKDIDEYYQELQRAENLATGQENGQGSVYSDEANAQRGTIQSDQSDQKSGSQYTQQHSRGAVQGNEGVYSLSEDSTGIAGGAPDSTTFDHRFGNDTSSPNNSNTNGAGEFEQTNKQPDSQAAQQLPTATHHPLSTNLQAPITFMPDDDNIIPVLDDEWFDDDIAGRFKEFLKVSFGAANYDKNLAFVEECLGKDIRKYFIKDFYADHIKRYKKRPIYWQFSSPKSSFSVLIYMHRYTPDTLSQILNGYLKEYREKLNNRIENVNHLIETGSSSEQTKAAKEKEKIEKVLHELQEYERDILYPLATERIAIDLDDGVLVNYNKFGTAIKAVAGLNDKKTKDKVRKFDWIDVEGIRG; from the coding sequence ATGAACACCAACATACTAAAACGTTTTGCACAACAAGCCCGTATTAAAATTATACAGCAAGTAAGTGCCCGATTAGAGCTCGTGCTGAACACCGACTCTGCTGAGTTACGCGAGAAAGCTGCACCGCTTAAAAAACTACAGGAAGCTATTAATGCTACCTCCAAAGAGCAAGTGGTAGACAAGGTGGCCTATACCTGGTTTAACCGATTGATGGCTTTGCGTTTTATGGATGCCAACGACTACCAGCCTATTGGTGTAGGCGTTGTAACGCCCAAGCCGGGACATACCTTACCTGCCTTGCTCGACGAAGCCAAACAAGGCAACATACACGACGACCTACAGGTGAAAACACAGCACGTGTACGACCTGCTCGATGGCAAAATACCCAGCAGCAATGCACAAAACGAAGCCTACAAAGAACTACTCATTGGGGCCTGTAACCATCTGCACAAGATATTCCCTTTCCTCTTTGAGCGCATTAGCGATTATACCGAGCTACTCTTGCCCGATGACCTTATCTCTGAGTTCTCTATAGTAAACGATTTTAACCAAGGCATGACCACTGAAGACTGCCAGGAGGTAGAAGTCATTGGTTGGCTCTACCAGTTTTATATCTCGGAACTGAATGATGAGTTAATCAGCTCAAAAAAGAAATACGAAAAGAATGAATTAGCACCAGCTTCTCAGTTATTTACTCCTAAATGGGTAGTGCAATATATGGTGGATAACACCTTAGGACAGTTATGGTCCGAAATAAATATAGACACTAAAGTAACCGATAGTCTTGAGTTTTATGTTAAGCCGGCTTACAAAGAACAGCTACAAACACGCAAAGCTAAAAGTATTGAAGACATCAAGTTTTTTGAGCCATGCGTTGGCTCAGGACATATTTTGTCCTACGCCTTTGATGTGTTTTATAAAATGTACGAAGAGCAAGGCTATAACCCAACAGAAATACCTGAACTCATCATTACAAAAAATCTGCATGGAGTAGATATTGACCCAAGAGCTGCTCAGTTAGCATCTTTTGTGCTTTTCATGAAAGGACGACAAAAGCACCGCAGGTTCCTGCGTTCAGTGGTAAAAAATAACATCAAGCCAAATATTACTTTTTATCAGGATTTTGAGTTTGATGACAAATTCAATAATGCCTCTGCTTTAGGCTCACTTATTAAGGTTGAACCCAACGAAGTAGAACAGTTGCAAATTGATGAAAATTCATTATTTGGTGCGCAACAAGCAGAGTTAAAAAAGCTATACACCCTACTTGGGCAGAAATACGATGTTGTAGTTACTAACCCACCTTACATTAGCTCATCTCGAATGGAAGGTACGTTAAAGCAATATGTTGAAGCCAATTATCCCGAAACCAAATCGGATTTATTTGCCACATTTATTTTACGCTGCCTGGAACTTTGTAATGAAGATGGCTTAACAGGATATATGACACCATTTGTGTGGATGTTTATTTCTAGTTACGAAAAATTACGAGCAAAGGTAATTGACAACCATTTCATCAATAACTTAATTCAACTTGAATATTCTGGGTTCGATGGTGCAACAGTACCCATTTGTACATTTACATTACGTAATAAAAACATCAATGATGGTGCAAAAGGAAGTTATATTCGTTTAAGTGATTTTAAAGGAGCACAAAATCAAGCCCCTCGTACCCTCGAAGCCATCAAAAACCCTCAATGTGGCTGGTTCTATACCGCCAATCAAAAAGACTTTGAAAAAATTCCAGAATATAGATTAGGCTATTGGTTAAGTGGATTGCAAATTGATGCGTTTGTAAATCATACAGAATTAAAAGAGTCACATCCCCCAAAAGCAGGATTATCGACTGCTAACAATGATCGTTTTTTAAGATTCTGGTGGGAAATAGATTCTGATAAATTTGGGTTGAATTATAATTCAAGGGAAGATTTAATCTCTTCTAAAAAGTGGATTCCAATGACCAAAGGAGGGAAGTTTAAGAAATGGTTTGGAAATAACGAATATGTTTTAAACTTTTCAGAAGATGGTGAAGAATTAAAATATTGGCTAGTTAACAACCCTAACGATCCTTCAACAAAAAGTTGGTCTCGGTATATTAGGAATTACAATTCTTATTGTAAACCAGGTATATCTTTCAGTGATGTAAGTTCCGGCACTCCTGCTTTTCGAATGCAAGATTCAGGATTTATACCAAACTCTCGTGGACCATTTATATATAGTGAAAGCAAAGAGCTTTTAGGATTTCTAAATTCAAAGATATGTGTTTCTTTTTTAGAATTACTTAGTCCAACTTTAACATTTAACGTGGGAGATGTCTCAAGGGTTCCGTTTAATGATTTGGAAAATACAAGGATCGCTAATGATGTTGGAAAGTGTATAGAAATAAGCTCTCAAGAATTTTACTCAATTGAGAGAAGTTGGTATTATAATCAAAACGAACTCATCCGTATTAAAGGTCAAGATCTAGAAGAAAGCTACGACCTTTACCAGCAATATTGGCAAAACAAGTTTTACCAGCTACATAAAAACGAAGAAGAACTCAACAAGCAGTTTATTGAGATATATGGTTTGCAGGAGGAATTAACACCCGATGTGCCTTTGGCAGATATTACCATACTCAAAGAGGAATTGGATCAGAAGCAGCTGAAAGCCATAAGTGAGCGTTATAAAAGTGGTTGGCAGCTAGTGGATGGTGGTCAGTGGGTAGTGGATAGCGCCCAATCGCCAATCACCAATCACCAACTACCCAAACTCCCTTTCAACCCCAAAGAGATCTTCAAACAATTCATCTCCTACGCTGTAGGCTGTATGTTTGGGCGCTATAGCCTGGATAAGGAGGGGTTAATATTGGCTAACCAAGGAGAAACACTTGAGGACTACGTCCGCAAAGTGGCTGGTGATTGGTGGATAGAAGATGGTGAAGGCAATTGGATATTCAACCCTAAAAAAGATATAGATGAGTACTATCAAGAACTTCAAAGAGCTGAGAATTTGGCAACAGGGCAGGAAAATGGTCAAGGAAGTGTATATTCTGATGAAGCAAATGCCCAAAGAGGAACTATTCAGTCTGACCAATCAGATCAAAAGAGCGGCAGTCAGTATACCCAGCAACATAGCAGAGGGGCAGTCCAGGGGAACGAAGGAGTTTATTCACTTTCTGAGGATAGCACAGGGATCGCTGGCGGAGCTCCAGACTCAACTACTTTTGACCACCGATTTGGAAATGATACCAGCAGCCCAAATAACTCCAATACTAACGGAGCTGGAGAGTTTGAGCAAACAAATAAACAGCCTGATAGCCAAGCTGCGCAACAACTACCAACAGCCACCCACCACCCACTAAGCACTAACCTCCAAGCACCAATCACCTTTATGCCAGATGATGACAATATTATCCCTGTGTTAGATGACGAGTGGTTTGACGATGATATTGCAGGTCGTTTTAAGGAGTTTTTGAAAGTCAGCTTTGGAGCTGCCAACTACGATAAAAACCTGGCTTTTGTAGAGGAGTGTCTGGGTAAAGATATACGCAAGTATTTTATCAAAGACTTTTATGCCGATCATATCAAGCGCTATAAAAAACGTCCTATCTACTGGCAATTCTCATCGCCAAAAAGTTCGTTTAGCGTACTTATTTATATGCATCGCTACACACCCGATACCTTGTCACAAATACTTAATGGTTACTTGAAAGAGTACCGTGAGAAATTGAATAACCGTATAGAAAATGTTAACCACCTGATTGAGACAGGCTCTTCATCCGAACAAACCAAAGCCGCCAAGGAAAAGGAGAAAATAGAAAAGGTATTGCACGAGTTACAAGAATACGAGCGCGATATACTTTACCCACTGGCCACCGAGCGCATCGCCATTGATTTGGATGATGGCGTATTGGTTAATTACAATAAGTTTGGTACAGCCATAAAAGCCGTAGCAGGCTTAAATGATAAAAAGACCAAGGATAAAGTGAGAAAGTTTGATTGGATAGATGTGGAAGGGATTAGGGGGTAG
- a CDS encoding alpha-ketoglutarate-dependent dioxygenase AlkB family protein yields MQLDLFSQGNSQAQWVSITNGEYLFVPDFFNVEEANRHFKTLLNDVEWKQESMSMYGKVIPFPRLTAWYGDNDKPYSFSGIILSPIQWNEALLEIKAKIEVEAKTIFNSVLLNRYRNGNDSISWHTDSEKELGLNPIIASVNFGATRKFQLRHKESKEKIELKLGHGSLLIMGGELQHYWQHQVPKTKKAVNERINLTYRVIK; encoded by the coding sequence ATGCAATTAGATTTATTTAGTCAGGGAAATAGTCAAGCTCAGTGGGTAAGTATCACCAATGGTGAATACTTGTTTGTGCCTGATTTTTTTAATGTTGAAGAAGCCAACAGGCATTTCAAGACTTTGCTGAATGATGTTGAGTGGAAACAAGAATCTATGAGTATGTATGGAAAAGTAATACCATTTCCACGTTTAACAGCCTGGTATGGCGATAATGATAAGCCTTACTCTTTCTCTGGTATTATTCTTTCTCCAATACAATGGAATGAAGCGTTATTAGAAATAAAGGCAAAAATTGAAGTTGAGGCAAAAACCATTTTTAATAGTGTATTGCTCAATCGCTATCGTAATGGTAATGATTCGATATCGTGGCATACCGATTCCGAAAAAGAACTAGGCTTAAATCCCATCATTGCTTCGGTTAATTTTGGAGCCACACGCAAGTTTCAATTGCGACATAAAGAGAGCAAGGAGAAAATAGAATTGAAGCTAGGCCATGGCAGCCTGCTAATAATGGGTGGTGAATTACAACACTATTGGCAGCATCAGGTACCCAAAACAAAAAAGGCAGTGAATGAACGGATTAATTTAACATATAGAGTGATTAAATGA
- a CDS encoding DUF1848 domain-containing protein has translation MSWIKLDLTNDQGQNVSAQAPIIVSASRSTDIPAFYADWFIERWKKGYIKWKNPFNGVPLYVSFEKTRAVVFWTKNPRPMMKYLPFLIENIKNFYFQFTLNDYDLEGYEGNVPPVQSRINTFIELSKQIGRKQVIWRFDPMILTDAITVDILLDRVKNIGDQLQHYTNKLVFSFADIGIYKKVATNLKKENIVYQEFTETTMHQFAKGLQELNKEWNFEIGTCAEKIDLKQYGIVHNKCVDDDLMIDLFQHDEELMKFLGVTITPATLFDPTPKIEKKKNNKDKGQRELCGCIKSKDIGQYNTCPHECVYCYANTSIEVARKNYKTHKENPVRDTITGL, from the coding sequence ATGAGTTGGATAAAACTAGATTTAACAAACGACCAAGGCCAAAACGTAAGTGCACAAGCACCTATTATTGTGTCTGCCAGTCGTAGTACGGATATACCAGCTTTTTATGCCGATTGGTTTATAGAACGTTGGAAAAAAGGTTATATCAAATGGAAGAATCCTTTTAATGGGGTACCATTATATGTGTCTTTTGAAAAAACCAGAGCCGTGGTTTTTTGGACCAAGAATCCGCGACCTATGATGAAATATCTCCCTTTTTTAATCGAGAACATCAAAAACTTCTATTTTCAATTCACACTAAACGATTACGATTTAGAAGGCTACGAAGGCAATGTGCCCCCTGTGCAGAGTCGTATTAATACATTTATTGAACTCTCAAAGCAGATAGGGAGAAAACAGGTTATTTGGCGTTTTGATCCCATGATATTAACGGATGCCATTACTGTAGATATCTTATTGGATCGGGTTAAAAATATAGGCGACCAGTTGCAGCACTACACCAATAAACTGGTGTTTAGTTTTGCGGATATAGGGATTTATAAGAAGGTAGCTACTAACCTAAAAAAAGAGAATATTGTTTATCAGGAGTTTACGGAAACCACCATGCACCAGTTTGCCAAAGGGCTTCAGGAACTGAATAAAGAATGGAATTTTGAAATTGGCACTTGTGCTGAAAAAATAGATTTGAAACAATATGGCATTGTACACAATAAGTGTGTGGATGATGATTTGATGATAGATCTATTTCAGCATGATGAAGAATTGATGAAGTTCCTGGGTGTCACCATAACACCTGCTACCCTTTTTGACCCTACACCTAAAATTGAAAAGAAGAAAAATAACAAAGACAAAGGGCAACGAGAATTGTGTGGTTGCATCAAGAGCAAAGATATAGGCCAGTACAATACATGTCCGCATGAATGTGTATACTGTTATGCAAATACTTCAATAGAGGTGGCAAGAAAGAATTATAAAACACACAAAGAAAATCCTGTTAGAGATACCATCACAGGTCTTTAG